The following coding sequences are from one Clostridioides difficile ATCC 9689 = DSM 1296 window:
- a CDS encoding YabP/YqfC family sporulation protein, which translates to MEQNITLKDRSKLVISGVEHIYSFNDKRVELKTSVGEMVIEGENLDMSKLSIDENIISIDGTINSMVYAKPKKPQESFLKKVFR; encoded by the coding sequence ATGGAACAGAACATAACTTTGAAAGATAGATCAAAGCTGGTTATTTCGGGAGTCGAGCACATATACTCTTTTAATGACAAAAGAGTAGAGCTCAAAACTTCTGTAGGCGAGATGGTAATTGAAGGCGAAAACCTAGATATGAGCAAGCTAAGTATAGACGAAAATATAATTAGCATAGATGGAACTATAAATTCTATGGTATATGCAAAGCCTAAAAAGCCACAAGAGAGTTTCTTGAAAAAGGTATTTAGATAG
- the spoIIE gene encoding stage II sporulation protein E: MQRSVAVVKNKTVKPNVIKLISGYIDFTTAAFAVMGFLLSRSIIVDSVAPLGIAFFICASKIDKYKIPVFISTLLGILLSSNDFGNVAKYAVCLTIFMAMNKKLKLSDSIAKVAFIGAIILLPISMGQAFFSNRYVYGLLIAGVEAIIMFISIYVFSYGIGLMANVNNRMSVRTEEAISISLLLTFSIMGIGDISLFGISIRTILSTVLILLTSIVGGATMGASSGVIIGVASILNNMTSAVYMGIYSFSGLISGAFNKINKYFCILGYILSWTIIYLYTSGITSNMMQLRDILLGCLIVLVLPERLFNKIEKLIKSNVASNEIVYDYIMRSKNLTNSRLNSIYKTYDDLADTFDKIREKDKVLDQRDIANVIDMIHNDECKSCSMRRMCWESRFNHTYTMIYNILEKIEEKGELSLNDIPKNFRKECMKPESIVKISNHYYKMFVLDYDWSVKFSESRKLIANQIRSISKSIKSLSQDLEGDIMLDIEKEKNIYEQLERYDITVDKVSYLTKSNSEFEISIEKKTCHDGCMCEDKIVNIISDLVGENMSVRKIGCHCLGGKCKATFVKSQKYKAVTEVSAMSRDGHILCGDNYTYMEINDGKYMMAISDGMGKGKKAYEESSATIDILEKMIDAKIKDEIVIDTINNMLLLKSSEEMFSTLDLGILDLKRGCLETIKMGACSTYIKREDGEVDLISSSSLPVGILSDVKIDRKNVKVKEGDYVIMVSDGIVDAGRNNNLGDNWLIYFLKNIETTNPKEISNLILDRALELQALQIEDDMTVLVTKICTK, translated from the coding sequence ATGCAAAGAAGTGTAGCAGTTGTGAAGAATAAGACTGTAAAACCAAATGTCATAAAATTAATAAGCGGATATATTGATTTTACTACGGCGGCATTCGCTGTGATGGGATTTTTACTTAGTAGGTCTATTATAGTAGACTCTGTAGCTCCTTTAGGAATTGCCTTTTTTATATGTGCATCAAAGATTGATAAGTACAAGATACCTGTATTCATATCAACATTATTAGGAATATTGTTATCATCTAATGATTTTGGAAATGTAGCAAAATATGCTGTGTGCCTTACAATATTTATGGCTATGAATAAAAAATTAAAATTATCAGATTCAATTGCTAAGGTTGCATTTATAGGTGCAATAATACTACTTCCAATCTCCATGGGACAAGCTTTCTTTTCAAATAGGTATGTATATGGTCTTCTTATAGCAGGAGTAGAAGCAATAATAATGTTTATATCTATATATGTGTTTTCTTATGGGATAGGTTTAATGGCCAATGTCAACAATAGGATGTCTGTACGGACAGAAGAAGCCATATCAATAAGTTTACTGCTAACCTTTAGCATAATGGGAATAGGAGATATATCTCTGTTTGGAATATCAATAAGGACCATTTTATCGACCGTATTGATATTGCTGACCTCAATAGTAGGTGGAGCTACCATGGGAGCATCTAGTGGTGTAATTATTGGTGTAGCATCCATTTTAAATAATATGACATCAGCTGTTTATATGGGGATATATTCTTTTTCAGGATTAATAAGTGGAGCATTTAATAAAATAAATAAATATTTCTGTATACTAGGATATATTCTAAGTTGGACAATAATATACCTATATACTTCTGGTATTACTTCTAATATGATGCAATTAAGAGATATACTATTAGGTTGTTTGATAGTACTAGTATTGCCAGAGCGATTATTTAATAAGATTGAAAAATTAATAAAAAGTAATGTGGCTTCAAATGAAATCGTATACGATTATATTATGAGAAGCAAAAACCTAACTAATAGCAGATTGAACAGTATTTATAAAACTTATGATGACCTTGCAGATACATTTGATAAGATAAGAGAAAAAGACAAAGTGCTAGACCAAAGAGACATAGCTAATGTAATAGATATGATTCATAATGATGAATGTAAAAGTTGTAGTATGAGAAGAATGTGCTGGGAGTCAAGATTTAATCATACATACACTATGATATATAACATTCTTGAAAAAATTGAGGAGAAAGGGGAGTTAAGTCTAAACGATATACCTAAAAATTTTAGAAAGGAATGTATGAAACCAGAGTCAATAGTGAAAATATCAAATCACTATTACAAAATGTTTGTATTAGATTATGATTGGAGTGTGAAGTTTTCAGAAAGTAGAAAGTTAATAGCAAATCAGATAAGAAGTATTTCAAAATCCATTAAATCCTTATCTCAAGATTTAGAAGGCGACATAATGCTAGATATAGAAAAGGAAAAAAATATATATGAACAGTTAGAAAGATATGATATAACAGTTGATAAAGTAAGTTACTTAACAAAAAGTAACAGTGAGTTTGAAATATCAATAGAAAAGAAAACTTGCCATGATGGATGTATGTGTGAAGATAAAATTGTAAATATAATTTCAGACCTAGTAGGTGAAAATATGTCTGTTAGAAAAATAGGATGTCACTGTTTAGGAGGTAAATGCAAGGCAACATTCGTTAAATCTCAAAAATATAAGGCTGTTACAGAAGTTTCAGCAATGTCAAGGGATGGGCATATCCTTTGTGGAGACAATTACACATACATGGAGATAAATGATGGTAAATACATGATGGCTATAAGTGATGGTATGGGAAAGGGTAAAAAAGCATATGAAGAATCTTCTGCCACTATTGATATACTGGAAAAAATGATAGATGCAAAAATTAAAGATGAGATAGTCATTGATACTATAAACAATATGTTGTTGTTAAAATCTTCAGAAGAGATGTTTTCAACTCTGGATTTGGGAATTTTAGATTTAAAACGAGGTTGTTTAGAAACTATAAAGATGGGAGCGTGTTCTACTTATATAAAAAGAGAGGATGGAGAAGTTGACTTAATATCATCATCATCATTACCTGTGGGTATATTATCAGATGTAAAAATTGATAGAAAAAATGTAAAAGTTAAGGAAGGAGACTATGTTATAATGGTTTCTGATGGAATTGTAGATGCAGGAAGAAATAACAATTTAGGAGACAATTGGTTAATATACTTCTTAAAGAATATAGAGACTACAAATCCAAAGGAAATTTCAAATTTAATATTGGATAGAGCATTAGAGTTACAAGCGTTACAAATCGAAGATGACATGACTGTTTTAGTTACGAAAATATGTACAAAATAA
- the mazG gene encoding nucleoside triphosphate pyrophosphohydrolase — protein sequence MGKISIVGLGPGDYSLISQGVLESLINSPKVFFRTEKHPIIDKLKETIQYTSLDYFYEKEENFDNVYLKISEFIIEESAKGDLVYAVPGHPRVAEKTVSIIERLANEKHIAVEILPSMSFVDAMFNYLAIDPSEGFKLVDAFEIENSYIDLDTSMIITQVYDKFIASNVKLKLMEHYDYNQEVCIVNGAGVKDLESKKFIKLCELDRNENFFDYLTSLYIPKSSKKMYNTVHDLEIIVNTLRSPSGCEWDKKQTHQSLKNSVIEEAYELCNAIDNNDIDEMVEELGDVLLQVIFHCQIGNEEGYFDLKEVVNGICKKLIHRHPHIFSGAKLDMSKFEKTWEELKKEEKGESTITDGLRRIPKHLPALMKASKVQHKAALVGFDWDNVEDVFKKIEEEYQELLDEHRVGNIKYIKEELGDLLFSIVNLARFLDIDSGEALNCTTEKFINRFDFIEKSAMNLNKKLEDMTLEEMDEFWNQAKKQ from the coding sequence ATGGGTAAGATAAGTATTGTAGGTCTTGGACCAGGAGACTATTCTCTTATAAGCCAAGGTGTGTTAGAATCTTTAATAAATAGCCCTAAAGTTTTTTTTAGAACAGAGAAACATCCAATAATTGATAAACTTAAAGAAACTATACAATACACTTCTTTAGACTACTTTTATGAAAAAGAGGAAAATTTTGATAATGTTTATTTGAAAATATCTGAATTTATCATAGAAGAATCAGCAAAGGGTGACCTAGTGTATGCTGTTCCTGGTCATCCAAGAGTTGCAGAGAAGACTGTAAGTATAATAGAGAGATTAGCCAATGAAAAGCACATAGCAGTAGAAATATTGCCTTCTATGAGCTTTGTAGACGCTATGTTTAACTATTTGGCTATAGACCCATCTGAGGGATTTAAACTGGTAGATGCTTTTGAAATAGAAAATTCATATATAGACTTGGATACAAGCATGATAATAACTCAGGTATATGATAAATTTATAGCATCTAATGTAAAGTTAAAACTTATGGAACATTATGACTATAATCAAGAAGTATGTATAGTAAATGGAGCAGGTGTCAAAGATTTAGAAAGTAAAAAGTTTATAAAGCTTTGTGAATTAGACAGAAATGAAAACTTTTTTGACTATTTAACTAGCTTATATATACCCAAAAGTTCTAAAAAGATGTATAATACAGTACATGACTTAGAAATAATAGTTAATACACTTAGAAGTCCATCTGGATGTGAATGGGATAAAAAACAAACACATCAATCATTAAAAAATTCTGTTATAGAGGAAGCATATGAACTTTGTAATGCAATTGATAATAATGATATAGATGAAATGGTAGAAGAGTTAGGTGATGTTCTTTTACAGGTTATATTCCATTGTCAGATAGGAAATGAGGAGGGCTACTTTGATTTAAAAGAAGTAGTAAATGGCATATGTAAAAAATTAATTCATAGACATCCTCATATATTTAGTGGTGCAAAATTAGATATGTCTAAGTTTGAGAAAACTTGGGAAGAATTAAAGAAAGAAGAGAAAGGCGAAAGTACTATAACAGATGGCCTTAGAAGGATACCAAAACATTTACCAGCTCTTATGAAGGCTAGTAAAGTTCAACATAAAGCAGCACTTGTCGGCTTTGATTGGGACAATGTAGAAGATGTATTTAAAAAAATTGAAGAAGAATATCAGGAATTACTTGACGAACACAGGGTCGGGAATATAAAATACATAAAGGAAGAGCTAGGCGATTTATTATTTTCGATAGTAAATCTAGCTAGATTTTTAGACATAGACTCAGGAGAAGCCTTGAACTGTACTACAGAAAAATTCATAAATAGATTTGACTTTATAGAAAAAAGTGCAATGAACTTGAATAAAAAATTAGAAGACATGACACTTGAAGAGATGGATGAGTTTTGGAATCAGGCTAAAAAACAATAA
- a CDS encoding HU family DNA-binding protein, producing MNKAELVSKMAEKSGLTKKEAEAALNAFMSSVQDALVNNEKVQLVGFGTFETRERAARQGRNPRDPEQVIDIPASKAPVFKAGKGLKDIING from the coding sequence GTGAATAAAGCTGAATTAGTATCAAAGATGGCAGAAAAAAGTGGATTAACAAAGAAGGAAGCAGAAGCTGCGTTAAACGCATTTATGAGTTCTGTTCAAGATGCACTAGTAAATAATGAAAAAGTTCAATTAGTTGGATTTGGAACATTTGAGACAAGAGAAAGAGCTGCTAGACAAGGAAGAAATCCAAGAGATCCAGAGCAAGTTATAGATATACCAGCTTCTAAAGCACCAGTTTTCAAAGCTGGAAAAGGATTAAAGGATATAATAAATGGATAA
- the yabQ gene encoding spore cortex biosynthesis protein YabQ, translating to MIPFTQDVSIFYATIYGGILIGVLFDFYRGLRGNFKFINYFAIIFDVLFWFLATVIIFVTINLTEFFDLRYYHFVALFIGFILYYNTISKIVLSIINKIIRFVRNSFKKVTHYIVSFLNNLYYVIIYSLHLLFDIIFYIPNIFIATRKSIKRKSNKKLKNKKKSKPKKKKNKTKKRV from the coding sequence ATGATACCTTTTACTCAAGATGTAAGCATTTTTTATGCTACTATTTATGGTGGAATACTCATAGGGGTGTTGTTTGATTTTTATAGAGGGCTAAGAGGGAATTTTAAATTCATCAATTATTTTGCTATAATCTTTGATGTATTGTTTTGGTTTCTAGCTACGGTTATAATATTCGTAACAATAAACCTTACAGAATTTTTTGATTTAAGATATTATCATTTTGTGGCTTTGTTTATTGGTTTTATTTTATACTATAACACCATAAGTAAAATTGTTTTATCAATTATCAATAAAATAATTCGTTTTGTGAGAAATTCTTTTAAAAAAGTTACACATTACATAGTCAGTTTTTTAAATAATTTGTATTACGTTATAATCTATTCACTACACCTACTATTTGATATTATATTTTATATACCAAACATATTTATAGCAACAAGAAAAAGTATAAAAAGAAAATCAAATAAAAAATTAAAGAACAAGAAAAAATCAAAACCTAAGAAGAAAAAAAATAAAACTAAAAAAAGGGTGTAG
- a CDS encoding putative polysaccharide biosynthesis protein, whose translation MNNNKNKDSFLKGALILGLAGVIVKIMGGFFRIPLGNMIGSEGMGYYQAAYPVYTLFLTLATAGFPTAVAKLVSEKVAIGNFKGANKIFKVSHTVLFITGIISFCILFFGADYIVTNVMKNPGALYSMKAIAPALLFVPAMSAYRGYFQGRQDMTKIAVSQVAEQFFRVVLGLTLAYLLMKSLGQTFGAAGAISGATIGSIASMLYLVFAYMLGRKERRAEIDASQRFKDERVSYIFKKLLTVAIPITIGASVMPLVNMIDNVIVIRRLMEAGFTYKVANSMFGQLTGMAMATINLPAVITTAMSMSLVPAISKAYALGNKSKARKDTKSAVKVTLLIVLPCAFGMASLAIPIMGLLFPHEPSSVGTILFTLTPCVLFLGLIQTLTGIIQGMGKPIVPVIALCVGMLCKIVISYTLTGIPDINVLGSAFGTVTAYFVAAMINLLYVKKHMNVNFSKKEFIIKPFITVMTMFIMVKLSYGALVGFLGNSISTIIAICVGGIVYVVVILGIGGIKKEEILTMPKGDKLYKLLKKVKLIR comes from the coding sequence ATGAACAATAACAAAAATAAAGACTCCTTTCTAAAAGGAGCCCTTATACTTGGGCTAGCAGGTGTAATCGTAAAAATAATGGGTGGATTTTTTAGGATTCCCCTTGGAAACATGATTGGTTCAGAAGGAATGGGATACTATCAGGCTGCTTATCCTGTGTATACTCTATTTTTAACATTAGCTACTGCTGGATTTCCAACAGCTGTGGCAAAATTGGTTTCGGAAAAAGTTGCAATTGGAAATTTTAAAGGTGCAAATAAGATATTTAAGGTATCACATACAGTTTTATTCATTACCGGTATAATATCATTTTGTATATTATTTTTTGGAGCCGACTACATAGTAACAAACGTAATGAAAAATCCAGGTGCGTTATACTCTATGAAAGCCATTGCTCCAGCATTACTATTTGTTCCTGCAATGTCTGCATATAGAGGATATTTTCAAGGGAGACAAGATATGACTAAGATTGCTGTGTCTCAAGTTGCAGAGCAATTTTTTAGAGTTGTATTAGGTCTTACTTTGGCCTACTTGCTTATGAAGAGTCTAGGTCAGACTTTTGGTGCAGCAGGTGCTATATCAGGGGCTACAATAGGTTCAATAGCATCTATGCTTTATTTGGTGTTTGCTTATATGCTAGGGAGAAAAGAGCGTAGAGCAGAGATAGATGCAAGCCAAAGATTTAAAGATGAAAGAGTGTCTTATATTTTTAAAAAGCTTTTAACTGTTGCCATTCCTATAACAATAGGAGCATCAGTAATGCCACTTGTAAATATGATAGATAATGTTATTGTAATAAGAAGACTTATGGAAGCAGGCTTTACATACAAAGTGGCAAATTCAATGTTTGGTCAATTAACAGGTATGGCAATGGCCACAATAAATTTACCAGCAGTCATAACAACTGCAATGAGTATGAGCTTAGTTCCAGCAATTTCTAAAGCATATGCATTAGGAAATAAGTCAAAAGCTAGAAAAGATACTAAGAGTGCAGTTAAGGTAACTTTACTTATAGTATTGCCTTGTGCGTTTGGTATGGCTTCTTTAGCAATACCAATAATGGGTCTTTTATTTCCACATGAACCATCTTCTGTAGGAACTATTTTGTTTACTCTTACTCCATGTGTATTATTTTTAGGATTAATACAGACATTGACTGGTATAATTCAGGGAATGGGAAAACCAATAGTACCTGTAATTGCTTTATGTGTTGGTATGCTATGTAAAATTGTAATAAGTTATACTTTAACAGGTATACCAGATATTAATGTACTGGGTTCAGCATTTGGTACAGTTACAGCATACTTTGTGGCAGCCATGATTAACTTACTATATGTTAAAAAACACATGAATGTAAACTTTTCTAAAAAAGAATTTATAATAAAGCCATTTATAACAGTTATGACAATGTTTATAATGGTTAAGTTGAGTTATGGTGCTTTAGTTGGATTCTTAGGAAACAGCATATCTACAATAATTGCAATATGTGTTGGTGGAATTGTATATGTAGTAGTAATACTTGGAATAGGTGGAATTAAAAAAGAAGAGATTCTAACTATGCCAAAAGGTGATAAATTATATAAATTGTTAAAAAAAGTTAAACTTATAAGATAA
- a CDS encoding RNA-binding S4 domain-containing protein has translation MRLDKFLKVSRIIKRRTVAKDACDKGIVTINGKVAKSSSEVNIGDTLEIQFGEKKMKFKINEVKEHVLKNDAKEMYEILE, from the coding sequence ATGAGATTAGATAAATTTTTAAAAGTATCTAGGATTATAAAAAGAAGAACTGTTGCTAAAGATGCATGTGATAAAGGGATTGTCACTATAAATGGAAAAGTTGCTAAATCTTCTTCAGAGGTGAATATTGGAGATACATTAGAAATACAATTTGGAGAGAAGAAGATGAAGTTTAAGATAAATGAAGTAAAAGAGCATGTATTAAAAAATGATGCAAAAGAAATGTACGAAATTTTAGAATAA
- the pepF gene encoding oligoendopeptidase F, with amino-acid sequence MNRKLCKAIIPLFISIFCMLIISIKADQGYQKNNDRAITVMNNNDTEDDAEKKQEIDYEKTCWNLQSLFKSDDQWKKELKSFDKDTKELKNYIGKVTKSPTHLSFALNIKEKLDIRLNKLSAYVKLKQDTNKNSYKYLDMNDSMSKSYGNYMGICSDLELEILKLSNKDYKKIISNKNINRKYGAYLRDIRRNKVHYLDDKSEDILSKVSSISSLPSQVYELFRNMDRKTNLTPAQYASELESSDRENRKKAYQDELITYNDNINTIAGLITGQVKKNIFYSQERGYESSLEMYLESDNVDEKVYNNLIRTVNSNMDSLHKYIDLRKKVLKLDKVHSYDMFVPMVKAVDNNINYEKAQSIVYSALSPLGKEYNDVVYKAFNEKWIDVYSHENKVSGGYCLSVYENHPYILLNYNNSLGSVSTLSHELGHAVYEYLSSKNQNYFNSNPSIFTHEVASTTNEALLYEMLIKEAKGNDEKAYYITQYLDLIKDTLYTQTMYAEFEKTIHELVEKGKSVNALVLNDVWGQLLKKYYGQSYELDQLSKVGWARIPHFYNSFYVYKYATGCSAGVSFAQDILKNGSDNYMSFLKKGSSDYPINLLKSSGINLTNTKPIENTIKKFDSLVAELEKLL; translated from the coding sequence ATGAATAGAAAATTGTGCAAAGCAATAATACCTTTATTTATTTCTATTTTTTGCATGTTAATAATAAGTATAAAAGCTGACCAAGGATATCAAAAGAATAATGACAGAGCAATTACTGTCATGAATAATAATGATACTGAAGATGATGCTGAAAAAAAACAAGAAATAGACTATGAAAAAACATGTTGGAATTTGCAATCTTTGTTTAAAAGTGATGACCAATGGAAAAAAGAACTTAAGAGTTTTGATAAAGATACTAAAGAGTTGAAAAATTACATAGGTAAAGTAACAAAATCGCCAACACATTTGTCTTTTGCCTTGAACATTAAAGAAAAACTTGATATAAGACTAAATAAACTTTCTGCCTATGTAAAATTAAAACAAGATACTAATAAAAATTCGTATAAGTACTTAGATATGAATGATAGTATGAGTAAATCCTATGGGAATTATATGGGGATTTGTTCAGATTTAGAGTTAGAAATACTAAAATTATCAAACAAAGATTACAAGAAAATTATTTCAAATAAAAATATAAATAGGAAATATGGTGCATATTTAAGAGATATAAGAAGGAATAAAGTACATTATTTGGATGATAAATCAGAAGATATTCTAAGCAAAGTATCTTCAATAAGTAGTCTTCCAAGCCAAGTATATGAATTATTTAGAAATATGGATAGAAAAACTAATTTGACACCAGCTCAATATGCGAGTGAATTAGAGTCATCAGATAGAGAAAATAGAAAAAAAGCTTATCAAGATGAACTTATAACTTACAATGATAATATAAATACAATTGCAGGTTTAATTACTGGTCAAGTTAAAAAGAATATTTTTTATTCTCAGGAAAGAGGTTATGAGTCTTCTTTAGAAATGTACCTGGAATCTGATAATGTAGATGAAAAAGTATACAATAATTTGATAAGGACTGTAAATAGTAATATGGACAGTCTACACAAATATATAGATTTAAGAAAAAAAGTATTAAAATTAGATAAGGTTCATTCATATGATATGTTTGTGCCTATGGTTAAGGCTGTTGACAATAATATTAATTATGAAAAGGCACAAAGTATAGTATATTCAGCGTTGTCACCTTTAGGAAAAGAATACAATGATGTAGTATATAAAGCTTTCAATGAAAAATGGATAGATGTTTATTCACATGAAAATAAAGTAAGTGGTGGATACTGCTTATCTGTTTATGAAAATCATCCATATATACTTTTAAATTATAATAATTCATTAGGTTCAGTTTCGACCTTATCACATGAGCTTGGACATGCTGTATATGAATATTTAAGTTCTAAGAATCAGAATTATTTTAATTCAAATCCGTCTATATTTACTCACGAAGTTGCATCTACAACGAATGAAGCATTACTTTACGAGATGCTTATAAAAGAAGCTAAAGGCAATGATGAAAAAGCTTATTATATAACACAGTATTTAGACTTGATAAAAGATACTCTTTATACACAAACTATGTATGCTGAATTTGAAAAAACTATACACGAGTTAGTAGAAAAAGGAAAAAGTGTAAACGCATTAGTATTAAATGATGTTTGGGGACAACTTCTTAAAAAATATTATGGACAAAGCTATGAATTAGACCAATTATCTAAGGTCGGATGGGCTAGAATCCCACATTTTTATAATAGTTTCTATGTCTATAAATATGCTACAGGTTGTAGTGCAGGAGTAAGTTTTGCCCAAGACATCCTAAAGAATGGTTCAGATAACTATATGAGCTTTCTTAAAAAGGGAAGTTCAGATTATCCAATAAACTTGTTAAAATCAAGTGGCATAAATTTAACTAATACAAAACCCATAGAAAATACAATCAAAAAATTTGATAGTTTAGTAGCAGAACTTGAAAAGCTATTATAA
- the spoVT gene encoding stage V sporulation protein T, with the protein MKATGIVRRIDDLGRVVIPKEIRKTLRIREGDPLEIFTAKDGEVILKKYSPIGELNEFSQEYAETLAEVLGYGVLITDLDSIIAVSKLPKKDYKEKSISDELEAIISERTVKYSKDKNILPLFKEDQKEYTSQVIMPIISASGDCIGSIVVVSKDKDTIAESEEKSLKIAANFLGKQVQ; encoded by the coding sequence ATGAAAGCAACAGGTATAGTTAGAAGAATAGATGATCTTGGAAGGGTAGTTATCCCAAAAGAGATAAGAAAGACATTAAGAATTAGAGAAGGAGACCCTTTAGAGATATTCACAGCAAAAGATGGAGAAGTCATACTTAAAAAATACTCTCCAATAGGTGAATTAAATGAATTTTCGCAAGAATATGCTGAAACATTAGCTGAAGTACTAGGATATGGAGTGTTGATAACAGACTTAGATTCTATAATAGCTGTGTCTAAGCTTCCTAAAAAAGATTATAAAGAAAAAAGTATAAGTGATGAGTTAGAAGCAATAATAAGTGAAAGAACAGTAAAATATTCAAAAGATAAAAACATTTTACCATTATTCAAGGAAGACCAAAAAGAATATACTAGTCAAGTTATCATGCCTATAATTAGTGCATCTGGTGACTGTATAGGTTCAATTGTAGTTGTTTCAAAGGATAAAGATACAATTGCAGAAAGTGAAGAAAAATCTTTAAAAATTGCTGCTAACTTTTTAGGAAAACAAGTTCAATAA
- a CDS encoding Ppx/GppA phosphatase family protein yields the protein MKVGAIDIGTNSMRLLIADYRDGNFINRKKFVNTTRIGYGVDSKGYIKEDAIKRNIKALKEFSDKCNDEKCEKIYCMGTSALRDSKNGDYFVKLAKEETGIDVDIVTGIEESNLGFKGVLEGIQGDDTIIVIDIGGGSTEFIVGDSEGIIFNKSENVGALRMTERFLKHDIIEDEEFEAMSSFIYGEIDKTLNHIKDRGLKTLIGIGGTITSLSAMNQELEIYSMEKIHNSKIHKKEIEEILQKLIKMTLSDKKNLKGLQEKRADIITAGVKILNIIMEKLEIEEITVSEYDNLEGLICQKSKKMY from the coding sequence ATGAAAGTAGGAGCTATAGATATTGGGACAAACTCAATGAGATTATTGATAGCAGATTATAGAGATGGGAATTTTATAAACAGAAAAAAATTTGTTAATACAACTAGAATTGGTTATGGTGTGGATAGTAAAGGATATATAAAAGAAGATGCTATCAAAAGAAATATAAAAGCATTAAAAGAATTTTCTGATAAGTGTAATGATGAAAAGTGTGAAAAAATTTATTGTATGGGGACATCTGCTCTTAGAGACAGTAAAAATGGAGATTACTTTGTTAAATTAGCTAAAGAAGAAACTGGAATAGATGTTGATATAGTTACGGGAATAGAAGAATCAAATTTGGGCTTTAAGGGTGTTTTAGAAGGAATACAAGGTGATGATACTATTATTGTTATAGATATTGGAGGAGGTTCAACAGAATTTATTGTAGGTGATTCAGAAGGAATTATATTTAATAAAAGTGAGAATGTAGGTGCTCTTAGGATGACAGAGAGGTTTTTGAAGCACGATATTATTGAAGATGAAGAGTTTGAAGCTATGAGTTCATTTATATATGGTGAGATTGATAAAACGTTAAATCATATAAAAGACAGAGGATTAAAAACTCTTATAGGTATAGGAGGTACGATTACATCATTATCAGCAATGAATCAAGAATTAGAGATTTACTCTATGGAAAAAATACATAATAGTAAAATACACAAAAAAGAAATAGAAGAAATTCTACAAAAATTAATAAAGATGACATTAAGTGATAAAAAGAACTTAAAAGGGCTACAAGAAAAACGTGCGGATATTATAACTGCTGGTGTAAAAATATTGAATATAATAATGGAAAAATTAGAAATAGAAGAAATAACCGTAAGTGAATACGATAATTTGGAAGGCTTAATATGTCAAAAGTCAAAAAAAATGTATTAA
- a CDS encoding FtsB family cell division protein: MNLRKKFSGQIIVISLFLGISIFSMMTGFVFEYTKAKEYKKEIASLNKQLKKTEIQINSLKKDEKSYEGDLEDIARKRLNMVKPNETVYVDINR; encoded by the coding sequence ATGAACTTAAGAAAAAAATTTTCAGGACAGATTATTGTTATCAGTTTATTTTTAGGAATATCAATTTTTAGTATGATGACAGGATTTGTATTTGAGTATACAAAAGCTAAGGAATATAAAAAAGAAATAGCAAGTCTAAATAAACAATTAAAAAAGACTGAAATACAAATAAACAGCTTAAAGAAAGATGAAAAATCATATGAAGGAGACTTAGAGGATATAGCAAGAAAAAGATTGAATATGGTAAAACCAAATGAAACAGTTTATGTAGACATAAATCGTTGA